The genomic stretch ATCTGTGGATTTTCAGCTGGAGCAAAGCCAACAAACCAGGCATGTTCCTTATTCTTTTTTTGAGCAGTCAGTTCGTTTTCTGCTGTTCCGGTCTTTCCAGCTACATTAATGCCTTTTATCGCTGCTTTTTTACCGGTTCCGCTAACTACCACTTCCCGCATCATCATACTTACTCTGCTCGCAACATCAGACTCCATTATCCGTTTAAACTCATCCGGTTTTGTACCCTTTATTTCCTTTCCTGTAGGAGATACAATACTTCTTACCAGAAATGGTTTCATAATCATGCCATTATTAGCTATACCTGATGCTATCATTGCCATATGGAGCGGTGAAACCAATATTTTACCCTGCCCAATTGCTGCAGCAGCCATATCATTTTGCTCCATTTTTTGATATGGAAATAAGCTTTTACTTACGGGAATATCAAAAGGTATATCGCTTCCAAACCCAACCCGCTTCGCCATATCTGCTAGTTTATCCTGTCCAAGTTTTACACCAAGTTGTGCAAACATTACATTACTAGATACAGCAAGAGCTTTTTTAAGGTCTATTTCTCCATATGCCTTCCCTTTAGAATTACTAATCTCCTTTCCATCTATAGTTATAACACCTTTATCATTGAATTTTAGTCCATCCAGACCGTTTTCAATAGCCACTGCTGATGTAACTATTTTATATGTTGATCCAGGTGTGTATAAACCTTGGGTTGCACGCGGAAGAAAAGGAGCTTGTTGAGATTCAACCAATGCTTTCCAATTTTCAGTCAAACTTTCCGCGTTTGTATCAAAATCAGGTTTGCTTACTAAAGCAAGTATCTCCCCTGTTTTAGGATTCATAGCAATAACAGCACCATTTCTCTCTTCCAAAAGCTCTCGGCCTAACTGTTGCAGTTCATGATCTATTGTAAGACAAAGATTGTTACCTTCTTTTTTTTCTGTATCAGTGCTTTTAAACAACTTAAATACTTTAGTGTACTCGTCAAGTCCCAACAGATAGTTGTTATAGGCTGCTTCAAGTAAGGATCTTCCATATACTTTCGAATTATAACCTATCACATGACTGTATAGGGATCCATATGGGTATATGCGCTTCTGTTCATTGTCTTTTTCTTCGCTATACGCTAAAACTTTCCCATCACGATCAAGAATTCTTCCGCGTACAGTATTATCATCGGCTTGATACTGTCTTCTGTTATAAGAATTTTGTGCCAACTCCTTACTTTTAAAAACCTGTATGTATGTAAGGTATCCAATCAAAACAAGAAAAAGGGAGCAAATAACTATAAGAACCCTTATTATTTTTTTATTCTCCTTCATATGTTTCACCATCCATGTCAGCATAACTCTCTTTTGATATAGCCTGTAAAATCCCTAGTATAATAAAACTGCTCACAAGGGAACTGCCCCCATAACTAATATATGGAAGAGTAATTCCTGTCAAGGGTATTAACTTTATTACCCCTCCTATAATTATAAAGGTTTGCAGTCCTAGCATTGTTGTTATTCCAAGTCCTAAAACCTTATTAAATCTCTTTTTCACTTTTATAACGATTTTCATACCTCTATACGTAAGCAGCATATACAAAAGTATAACTGCTACCCCTGTTAATACCCCCATTTCTTCACAAATAGCAGAAAAAATAAAGTCGGTATTGACTACAGGGACCATATCAGGTCTTCCCATACCAAGACCGGTTCCAAAATATCCACCTGAGCTTATTGCAAACAGCGACTGAGTAATTTGATACCCCTTTCCTGCAATGTCAGCCCATGGATTTAACCATGTGTCAATTCTTACTTTTATATGATACACAAAAAAGTAACCGAAAAGAGCAACAGGTATTGTGAGAATAATATTATAAATGAAGAAAAGAATATCCTTTCCAAACACATAAAGAACGATCAAATATATAAATGCTAGCAGAACTAAAGAGCCCCATTCTCTCTGAAGCATCAAGAAACCGATATTAAGGAATGTAAAAAGAACCAGAATCAACCTATTTAATCTTACTTTGTTTGCCTCACTGTAATTTGAACCCTCAAAAAACAACTGGTCAGGCTTCTTAAAATAGCAGGCAAGGAAGAGAATATAAAGAACCTTTGAGATTTCCAACGGTTGAAAACTTTGTCCTCCTATTACTATCCAATTAGTAGCACCATTTACATTTCTACCCAATACTAGAGTTATTAAATACAACAAAACAGCCGCCACCATATAGTATTTAGCCATCTGTTCCCATTTTTTAAACCATCGAAAGAATTGGCATGAAAAAATAAACATACCGATTCCAATTATCATCCAAATTGTTTGTCTAATTCCCAAACTACTATCAAGTCTATATATCATCATTATTCCTAGACTTATAAGCATAGATACAATGAGAAACAAATACTCATCCCCAAGTCTCTTTTTCAGTATTATGAAATAAGCAGTGCATAGCAATAGAATTACGCCAAAACCAACTGCCAGTACATCATATTTATAAGTCTTCATATTATAAAACATAAATATATATGCAAGTAAGTTCAATAGAATAATATAGTTTATAGGCTTACGGTATGTAAATATTCCAAACAAAAAATCACCTCGTTTTAGGAAATTTGCTTCGCAGATTCCTTGAATAGGCCATATAGCAAATCGGAATTTAATTTTATTTATTCATCAATACATCTACAAATAAGAATTCTACTTGTCCCAACCTGATTTTATCACCATTGTTTAATCTCCAATCATATCCCTCTCTCAGGATGTTCTCATTGACAAATGTTTTATTTTTACTTCCAAGATCCTTAATGTAATAAATTCCATCCCTGATCGTTATTTGTGCGTGCAAACCTGACATATAAGGGTCTTTAATTACAATATCGTTTTTATCCTGCCTGCCAATTGTAGAGTTTTGCCCAAGCATATAAGTCTCATTAACCTTAAAATTAAGCATTTCTCTTTGATTTATTAACTTAAGATATGGAGAATTGACATTACCATTAGCTCTAATAGAGTTCATAGATTTTATATCCATGTAAATAAGTCGTATTATACTAAAAATAAAACAATATATAACCAACACAAATACAAAGTTCATTAAAAGCGTTATTATCCCCATCATTTCCCACTTCCCCTCATAGCTAGTGCTTTTTCCAATTTTAAGTCTTTAGCGATGTTGAAAATATTTTATCTGTTCTAAGCACTGCATGCCCTATAAAAAATTACGGCTACTTGGTAATCTTGCAGTAAATCCCAAATATCTCTTTAAATTATATTCCTAGAACCTGAAAATAACAAATAGTTATTTTTTTATAATTGCACCGAATACGTTATAGTGTGATATAATTATTTTTAAATAGTTTCTATATAAAATTTTTTGGAGAATTTTGTAGAAAAAAATCGAATTATACAGTATAATTAGGATGTGAAACTCTATCACATGTAACAAGGGTGGTAAAATGAATGCTATAACTCAGTTAGGGAATTTATTAGAAAATTAATAAAAAAGATTCACACGCAATACTTTGATAACAACATTAAAATATTGGAATACTTAGTGTGCTTTATGCTTATGCTATTTCTGTCGCAATCGCTTAATCTTGAAATAGTACCAGACAATGCTAGGGCTTTTATTACACAAGTCCAAATCCTTATAATTTTTTACCTTGTTTTTCGCTTCAATTTCTTTGGGCTAGCCTCTTCTATTGTCCTTAGCTATAATGATTTAGCATCAGTAATAATAAAATATTACCAAGAGGATGACCTAACTTATTTAATCCCCTTTACATTAAGGTTACTCACAATAATAGTTGGAACTATTGTTGCTTTCCTAGCTTATA from Acetivibrio cellulolyticus CD2 encodes the following:
- a CDS encoding peptidoglycan D,D-transpeptidase FtsI family protein codes for the protein MKENKKIIRVLIVICSLFLVLIGYLTYIQVFKSKELAQNSYNRRQYQADDNTVRGRILDRDGKVLAYSEEKDNEQKRIYPYGSLYSHVIGYNSKVYGRSLLEAAYNNYLLGLDEYTKVFKLFKSTDTEKKEGNNLCLTIDHELQQLGRELLEERNGAVIAMNPKTGEILALVSKPDFDTNAESLTENWKALVESQQAPFLPRATQGLYTPGSTYKIVTSAVAIENGLDGLKFNDKGVITIDGKEISNSKGKAYGEIDLKKALAVSSNVMFAQLGVKLGQDKLADMAKRVGFGSDIPFDIPVSKSLFPYQKMEQNDMAAAAIGQGKILVSPLHMAMIASGIANNGMIMKPFLVRSIVSPTGKEIKGTKPDEFKRIMESDVASRVSMMMREVVVSGTGKKAAIKGINVAGKTGTAENELTAQKKNKEHAWFVGFAPAENPQIVVAVILEYSGSSGGSAAAPIAQKVMAKYLKGK
- a CDS encoding FtsW/RodA/SpoVE family cell cycle protein translates to MKTYKYDVLAVGFGVILLLCTAYFIILKKRLGDEYLFLIVSMLISLGIMMIYRLDSSLGIRQTIWMIIGIGMFIFSCQFFRWFKKWEQMAKYYMVAAVLLYLITLVLGRNVNGATNWIVIGGQSFQPLEISKVLYILFLACYFKKPDQLFFEGSNYSEANKVRLNRLILVLFTFLNIGFLMLQREWGSLVLLAFIYLIVLYVFGKDILFFIYNIILTIPVALFGYFFVYHIKVRIDTWLNPWADIAGKGYQITQSLFAISSGGYFGTGLGMGRPDMVPVVNTDFIFSAICEEMGVLTGVAVILLYMLLTYRGMKIVIKVKKRFNKVLGLGITTMLGLQTFIIIGGVIKLIPLTGITLPYISYGGSSLVSSFIILGILQAISKESYADMDGETYEGE
- a CDS encoding FHA domain-containing protein, which encodes MNFVFVLVIYCFIFSIIRLIYMDIKSMNSIRANGNVNSPYLKLINQREMLNFKVNETYMLGQNSTIGRQDKNDIVIKDPYMSGLHAQITIRDGIYYIKDLGSKNKTFVNENILREGYDWRLNNGDKIRLGQVEFLFVDVLMNK